One Glycine max cultivar Williams 82 chromosome 3, Glycine_max_v4.0, whole genome shotgun sequence DNA window includes the following coding sequences:
- the LOC100802029 gene encoding UDP-glycosyltransferase 73C1: MVFQTNINPHFVLFPLMAQGHMIPMMDIARLLARRGVIVSIFTTPKNASRFNSVLSRDVSSGLPIRLVQLHFPSKEAGLPEGCENLDMVASNDLYKIFHAIKLLHKPAEEFFEALTPKPSCIISDFCIPWTAQVAEKHHIPRISFHGFSCFCLHCLYQIHTSKVCESITSESEYFTIPGIPDKIQVTKEQLPAGLSNELKDFGEQVIDADIKSYGVIINTFEELEKAYVREYKKVRNDKVWCIGPVSLCNKDGLDKAQRGNRASINEHHCLKWLDLQQPKSVVYVCFGSLCNLIPSQLVELALAIEDSKKPFVWVIREGSKYQELEKWISEEGFEERTKGRGLIIRGWAPQVLILSHPAIGGFLTHCGWNSTLEGISVGVPMVTWPLFADQFLNEKLVTQVLKIGVSVGAEVPMNWGEEEKTGVLVKKKNIERAICMVMDNDEEESKERRERATKLCEMAKKAVEKGGSSHLDMTLLIQDIMQQSSSKEDVKC, from the coding sequence ATGGTTTTCCAAACAAACATTAATCCTCACTTCGTATTGTTTCCTCTCATGGCTCAAGGCCACATGATCCCCATGATGGACATTGCAAGACTATTGGCACGGCGTGGTGTGATTGTTTCCATATTCACCACCCCAAAAAATGCATCACGATTCAATTCTGTTCTTTCTCGTGATGTTTCATCAGGCCTCCCAATCCGGCTAGTACAACTCCATTTTCCATCCAAAGAAGCAGGACTACCTGAAGGGTGTGAGAATTTGGACATGGTAGCTTCAAACGATTTGTACAAAATATTCCACGCCATCAAGCTGCTCCATAAGCCAGCAGAGGAGTTCTTTGAAGCACTAACACCCAAACCAAGTTGCATAATCTCGGACTTTTGCATTCCTTGGACTGCTCAAGTAGCTGAAAAGCATCATATTCCAAGGATTTCATTCCACGGTTTTTCTTGCTTCTGCCTCCATTGCCTGTACCAGATACACACATCAAAGGTTTGTGAAAGCATCACTTCAGAATCCGAGTACTTCACTATTCCTGGCATACCTGACAAAATTCAAGTTACCAAAGAGCAGCTACCTGCAGGACTCTCTAATGAATTGAAGGACTTTGGAGAGCAGGTGATTGATGCTGACATAAAGTCATATGGGGTAATCATAAATACTTTTGAAGAGTTGGAGAAGGCATATGTGAGGGAATACAAGAAGGTGAGAAACGATAAGGTGTGGTGCATTGGTCCTGTTTCATTATGTAACAAAGATGGCTTGGATAAGGCTCAAAGAGGCAACCGGGCCTCAATTAATGAGCATCATTGCTTGAAGTGGTTAGATTTGCAGCAACCCAAGTCTGtggtttatgtttgttttggaAGCCTGTGCAATTTGATTCCTTCACAACTTGTGGAGCTGGCCTTGGCCATAGAAGATAGTAAAAAACCATTTGTATGGGTCATTAGGGAGGGAAGTAAGTACCAAGAGTTGGAAAAATGGATCAGTGAAGAAGGGTTTGAGGAAAGGACCAAAGGGAGAGGCCTTATAATTCGAGGTTGGGCTCCACAGGTACTAATATTATCGCACCCTGCCATTGGAGGATTCTTAACACATTGTGGTTGGAATTCAACACTTGAAGGGATAAGTGTTGGAGTGCCAATGGTTACCTGGCCTCTATTTGctgatcaatttttaaatgaaaagctCGTTACTCAAGTGTTGAAGATTGGTGTGAGTGTTGGGGCAGAAGTTCCAATGAATtggggagaggaagagaaaactGGTGtgttggtgaagaagaagaacattGAGAGGGCAATATGCATGGTGATGGAcaatgatgaagaagaaagcaaagagagaagagaaagggCAACCAAACTCTGTGAGATGGCAAAGAAAGCGGTTGAAAAAGGGGGGTCTTCCCATCTTGACATGACTTTGCTTATACAAGACATCATGCAACAATCAAGTAGCAAGGAGGATGTAAAGTGTTGA
- the LOC100782035 gene encoding UDP-glycosyltransferase 73C1: MASQEPQLHFVLFPFMAQGHMIPMMDIAKVLVQHNVIVTVVTTPHNAARFASTTDRCIEAGFQIRVAQLQFPSKESGLPEECENLDMLPSLGMGFSFFCAANISWQPVEKLFEELTPAPSCIISDMGLPYTVHIARKFNIPRICFATVSCFFLLCLHNLQTYNMMENKATEPECFVLPGLPDKIEITKGHTEHLTDERWKQFVDEYTAASTATYGIIVNSFEELEPAYARDYKKINKDKVWCIGPLSLSNKDQVDKAERGNKASIDECHLKRWLDCQQPGTVIYACLGSLCNLTPPQLIELGLALEASKRPFIWVIRRGSMSEAMEKWIKEEGFEERTNARSLLIRGWAPQLLILSHPAIGGFITHCGWNSTLEAICAGVPMVTWPLFGDQFFNEILVVQILKVGVKVGAESTIKWGKEEEIGVQVKKEDIERAIESLMDETNESEERRKRIKELAEVAKRAIEKGGSSHSDVTLLIQDIKQTIKRDVR; this comes from the coding sequence ATGGCTTCCCAAGAACCTCAGCTTCACTTCGTCCTGTTTCCATTCATGGCACAAGGCCACATGATTCCTATGATGGACATTGCAAAAGTATTGGTGCAACACAACGTTATTGTGACAGTAGTCACCACACCACATAACGCAGCTCGTTTTGCATCAACGACTGATCGCTGTATTGAAGCGGGGTTTCAGATTAGAGTAGCTCAACTTCAGTTTCCAAGTAAAGAGTCTGGATTACCAGAAGAGTGTGAGAATCTTGATATGCTACCTTCACTTGGAATGGGGTTCAGTTTCTTCTGTGCAGCAAACATTTCATGGCAACCAGTggaaaaactatttgaagagttaacACCAGCACCAAGTTGCATAATCTCTGACATGGGTTTGCCTTATACAGTCCACATCGCTAGAAAATTCAACATTCCTAGGATTTGTTTTGCCACTGTAAGTTGCTTCTTTCTCCTATGTTTGCACAATTTACAAACCTATAATATGATGGAGAACAAAGCTACTGAACCGGAGTGTTTTGTTTTGCCTGGTCTCCCTGACAAAATTGAAATAACAAAAGGCCATACAGAACACTTAACGGATGAAAGATGGAAACAGTTTGTTGATGAATATACTGCAGCTAGCACTGCTACTTATGGTATAATTGTGAATTCTTTTGAAGAATTGGAGCCAGCATATGCAAGGGATTACAAGAAGATCAATAAAGATAAAGTATGGTGTATTGGACCACTATCACTTAGTAACAAGGATCAAGTGGACAAGGCTGAAAGAGGTAACAAGGCCTCAATTGACGAGTGTCACCTAAAGCGTTGGCTTGATTGTCAGCAACCAGGGACAGTAATCTACGCATGCCTTGGAAGCCTATGCAATTTAACACCACCACAATTGATAGAGCTTGGTTTAGCCCTGGAAGCATCAAAAAGACCCTTCATTTGGGTTATCAGGAGAGGAAGTATGTCAGAAGCAATGGAAAAGTGGATTAAGGAAGAGGGATTTGAGGAAAGGACCAATGCTCGAAGCCTTCTAATTCGGGGTTGGGCTCCTCAATTGCTAATATTATCGCACCCTGCTATTGGAGGGTTCATAACACATTGTGGTTGGAACTCTACCTTGGAAGCAATATGTGCTGGGGTGCCAATGGTTACATGGCCACTATTTGGGgatcaattttttaatgaaattttggttGTGCAGATATTGAAAGTTGGAGTGAAGGTTGGTGCTGAGAGTACTATCAAATGGGGCAAGGAAGAGGAAATTGGTGTGCAAGTGAAGAAGGAAGATATTGAAAGAGCAATAGAAAGTTTAATGGATGAGACTAACGAAagtgaagaaagaagaaaaagaataaaagagctTGCAGAGGTGGCTAAAAGAGCTATAGAGAAAGGGGGATCCTCTCATTCTGATGTGACCTTGCTTATCCAGGATATCAAGCAAACGATCAAGAGAGATGTGAGATAA
- the LOC112997714 gene encoding UDP-glycosyltransferase 73C6 — protein MASQEPQLHFVLFPLMSPGHLLPMTDLATILAQHNIIVTVVTTPHNASRLSETFSRASDSGLNLRLVQLQFPSQDAGFPEGCENFDMLPSMGMGLNFFLAANNFLHEPAEKVFEELTPKPNCIISDVGLAYTAHIATKFNIPRISFYGVSCFCLSWQQKLVTSNLLESIETDSEYFLIPDIPDKIEITKEQTSRPMHENWSEFVDKMAAAEAVTYGVVVNSFEELEPAYAGDFKKIRNDKVWCVGPVSLRNRNQLDKAQRGNKASSDAHSCMKWLDLQKPNSVVYVCLGSICNLIPLQLIELGLALEASEKPFIWVIRERNQTEELNKWINESGFEERTKGVGLLIRGWAPQVLILSHPAIGGFLTHCGWNSTIEAICAGMPMLTWPLFGDQFFNEKFIVQVLRIGVRVGVETPVNWGNEEKSGVLVKKEHVLKAIQVLMDEGNEREERRKRARELAEMAKKAVEGGSSHFNVTQLIQDIMQQSNKD, from the coding sequence ATGGCATCCCAAGAACCTCAGCTTCACTTTGTTCTGTTTCCTCTCATGTCCCCAGGCCACTTGCTCCCCATGACAGACCTTGCAACAATATTAGCACAGCATAACATCATTGTTACCGTAGTCACAACCCCACATAACGCTTCTCGTTTATCAGAAACCTTTAGTCGTGCTTCAGACTCAGGGCTTAACCTCAGATTAGTTCAACTCCAATTtccatcccaagatgctggattTCCAGAAGGGTGTGAGAATTTTGACATGCTTCCTTCAATGGGTATGGGTTTGAATTTCTTCCTTGCTGCAAACAACTTTCTACATGAACCAGCAGAGAAAGTGTTTGAAGAGTTAACACCAAAACCAAACTGCATAATCTCTGATGTGGGTTTGGCATACACAGCCCACATCGCCACCAAATTCAACATCCCCAGAATTTCTTTCTACGGAGTTAGCTGCTTCTGTCTCTCGTGGCAGCAAAAGTTGGTCACTTCTAATCTTCTCGAGAGCATAGAAACAGATTCAGAGTACTTTCTGATACCTGACATCCCTGACAAAATTGAGATCACCAAAGAACAGACGTCAAGACCAATGCATGAAAACTGGAGCGAGTTTGTCGACAAAATGGCGGCGGCGGAAGCGGTTACTTATGGCGTGGTCGTGAATTCTTTTGAGGAGTTGGAGCCAGCATATGCAGGGGATTTCAAGAAGATCAGAAACGATAAAGTGTGGTGTGTTGGCCCTGTTTCACTCAGAAACAGGAATCAATTGGACAAGGCTCAGAGAGGGAACAAGGCCTCAAGTGATGCGCACAGTTGCATGAAGTGGCTTGATTTACAAAAGCCAAATTCAGTAGTTTACGTGTGCCTTGGAAGTATATGCAATTTAATTCCGTTGCAGTTGATAGAGCTTGGTTTGGCCTTAGAAGCATCTGAAAAACCATTCATTTGGGTTATCAGGGAGAGAAATCAAACAGAAGAGTTGAACAAGTGGATTAACGAATCAGGGTTTGAAGAGAGGACAAAGGGAGTGGGTCTTTTGATTCGGGGTTGGGCTCCTCAGGTACTAATACTATCACACCCTGCAATTGGAGGGTTCTTAACACACTGTGGTTGGAACTCTACCATCGAAGCAATATGTGCTGGAATGCCAATGCTTACGTGGCCGTTGTTTGGGGATCAATTCTTCAATGAGAAGTTCATTGTGCAGGTACTAAGAATTGGAGTGAGAGTTGGGGTGGAAACTCCTGTGAACTGGGGCAATGAAGAGAAAAGTGGGGTCTTGGTGAagaaagaacatgttttgaagGCTATACAAGTCTTAATGGATGAGGGAAatgaaagggaagagagaagaaaaagggcTAGAGAGCTTGCGGAGATGGCTAAGAAAGCTGTAGAAGGAGGATCTTCTCACTTCAACGTAACCCAGCTAATACAAGATATCATGCAACAGTCCAACAAAGACTAG
- the LOC100781486 gene encoding UDP-glycosyltransferase 73C6, with translation MGPQEQQLHFVLFPLMAQGHMIPMMDIAKILVHRNVIVTVVTTPHNAARFTSIFDRYIESGFQIRLAQLQFPCKEAGVPDGCENLDTIPSLGMAAGFFNATNFLREPAEKLLEELTPPPSCIISDMCLPYTKHIARKFNIPRISFVGVSCFYLFCMSNVRIHNVIESITAESECFVVPGIPDKIEMNVAKTGMTINEGMKEFTNTMFEAETEAYGMIMNSFEELEPAYAGGYKKMRNNKVWCFGPLSFTNKDHLDKAQRGKKASIDDGHLKSWLDCQKPGSVIYACFGSICNLTPSQLIELGLALEASERPFIWVFREGSQSEALEKWVKQNGFEERISDRGLLIRGWAPQLLIISHPAIGGFITHCGWNSTLETICAGVPMVTWPLFGDQFMNESLVVEILKVGVKVGVERPITWGKEEEIGVQVKKKDIERAIESLMGETSESEERRKRIRELAEKAKRAVEEGGSSHSNVTLLIEDVMQKVKRDV, from the coding sequence ATGGGTCCCCAAGAACAACAACTCCACTTTGTCTTGTTTCCATTGATGGCTCAAGGCCACATGATCCCCATGATGGACATTGCAAAAATATTGGTGCACCGCAATGTTATTGTGACAGTAGTCACAACACCACATAATGCAGCTCGTTTCACTTCAATCTTTGATCGTTATATTGAATCTGGGTTCCAAATCAGATTAGCTCAACTTCAGTTCCCATGCAAAGAAGCTGGAGTACCAGATGGATGCGAGAATCTCGATACCATACCTTCACTTGGCATGGCTGCGGGTTTCTTCAATGCAACAAACTTTCTACGTGAGCCAGCAGAAAAACTACTTGAAGAGTTAACACCACCACCTAGCTGCATAATCTCTGATATGTGTTTACCATATACAAAACACATTGCTAGAAAATTTAATATTCCCAGGATTTCATTTGTCGGAGTAAGTTGTTTCtatctcttttgcatgtctaaTGTACGCATCCATAATGTTATCGAGAGCATAACTGCTGAATCGGAGTGCTTTGTTGTGCCTGGTATCCCTGACAAAATTGAAATGAACGTAGCTAAGACAGGAATGACAATTAATGAAGGCATGAAAGAGTTTACTAATACAATGTTTGAAGCTGAAACAGAAGCTTATGGGATGATCATGAATTCTTTTGAAGAGTTGGAGCCAGCATATGCAGGGGGATACAAGAAGATGAGAAACAATAAAGTGTGGTGTTTCGGACCTCTATCATTTACTAACAAGGATCACTTGGATAAGGCTCAAAGAGGTAAAAAGGCTTCAATTGACGATGGCCACCTGAAGAGCTGGCTTGATTGTCAAAAGCCAGGGAGTGTAATATATGCATGCTTTGGAAGCATATGCAATTTAACACCTTCACAGTTGATAGAACTTGGTTTAGCCTTGGAAGCATCAGAAAGACCCTTCATTTGGGTTTTCAGGGAAGGAAGTCAGTCAGAAGCATTGGAGAAATGGGTTAAACAAAACGGATTTGAGGAAAGAATCAGTGATCGTGGCCTTCTAATTCGGGGTTGGGCTCCTCAGTTACTAATAATATCGCACCCTGCTATTGGAGGGTTCATAACACACTGTGGTTGGAACTCTACCTTAGAGACAATATGTGCTGGGGTGCCAATGGTTACATGGCCACTATTTGGTGATCAGTTTATGAATGAAAGTCTAGTTgtagaaatattaaaagttggAGTGAAGGTTGGGGTGGAGAGACCTATTACATGGGGCAAAGAAGAGGAAATTGGTGTGCAAGTGAAGAAAAAAGATATTGAAAGGGCAATAGAAAGTTTAATGGGTGAGAcaagtgaaagtgaagaaagaagaaaaaggataaGAGAGCTTGCAGAGAAGGCTAAAAGAGCTGTAGAGGAAGGGGGATCTTCTCATTCTAATGTGACCTTGCTTATCGAGGATGTCATGCAAAAAGTCAAGAGAGATGTGTGA
- the LOC100780411 gene encoding UDP-glycosyltransferase 73C5, with protein MGAQEQQLHFVLFPLMAQGHMIPMMDIAKILVHRNVIVTVVTTPHNAARFTSIFDRYIESGFQIRLAQLQFPCKEAGVPDGCENLDSIPSLGMAAGFFNATNFLREPAEKLFEELTPPPSCIISDMCLPYTNHIAKKYNIPRISFVGVSCFYLFCMSNVRIHNVMEGIANESEHFVVPGIPDKIETTMAKTGLAMNEEMQQVTDAVFAVEMEAYGMIMNSFEELEPAYAGGYKKMRNDKVWCLGPLSYSNKDQLDKSQRGKKATIDEYHLKSWLDCQKPGTVIYACFGSICNLTTPQLIELGLALEASERPFIWVFREGSQSEELGKWVSKDGFEERTSGRGLLIRGWAPQLLILSHPAVGGFITHCGWNSTLEAICAGVPMVTWPLFADQFLNESLVVEILQVGVKVGVESPVTWGKEEEVGVQVKKKDVERAITKLMDETIEREERRKRIRDLAEKAKRATEKGGSSHSNVTLLIQDIMQKIKRDV; from the coding sequence ATGGGTGCCCAAGAACAGCAACTCCACTTTGTCTTGTTTCCATTGATGGCACAAGGCCACATGATCCCCATGATGGACATTGCAAAAATATTGGTGCACCGCAATGTTATTGTGACTGTAGTCACAACACCGCATAATGCTGCTCGTTTCACTTCAATCTTTGATCGTTATATTGAATCTGGATTTCAAATCAGATTAGCTCAACTTCAATTCCCATGCAAAGAAGCTGGAGTCCCAGATGGATGCGAGAATCTCGATTCCATACCTTCACTTGGCATGGCCGCGGGTTTCTTCAATGCAACAAACTTTCTACGTGAGCCAGCGGAAAAACTGTTTGAAGAGCTAACACCACCACCAAGCTGCATAATCTCTGATATGTGTTTACCATACACAAACCACATtgctaaaaaatataacattccCAGGATTTCATTTGTCGGAGTAAGTTGCTTCtatctcttttgcatgtctaaTGTACGCATCCATAATGTTATGGAGGGAATAGCTAATGAATCGGAGCACTTTGTTGTGCCTGGTATTCCTGACAAAATTGAAACAACCATGGCTAAGACAGGACTAGCAATGAATGAAGAAATGCAACAGGTCACTGATGCAGTGTTTGCAGTTGAAATGGAAGCTTATGGGATGATCATGAATTCATTTGAAGAGTTGGAGCCAGCATATGCAGGTGGATACAAGAAGATGAGAAACGATAAAGTGTGGTGTTTGGGACCACTGTCATATAGCAACAAGGATCAATTGGATAAGTCTCAGAGAGGTAAAAAGGCCACAATTGACGAGTACCACCTGAAGAGCTGGCTTGATTGTCAAAAGCCAGGGACTGTAATATATGCATGCTTTGGAAGCATATGCAATTTAACAACACCACAGTTGATAGAGCTTGGTTTAGCCTTGGAAGCATCAGAAAGACCCTTCATTTGGGTTTTCAGGGAAGGAAGTCAGTCCGAAGAATTGGGGAAATGGGTTAGTAAAGATGGATTTGAGGAAAGAACCAGTGGTCGTGGCCTTCTAATTCGGGGTTGGGCTCCTCAGTTACTAATATTATCACACCCTGCTGTTGGAGGGTTCATAACACACTGTGGTTGGAACTCTACCTTAGAAGCAATATGTGCTGGGGTGCCAATGGTTACATGGCCACTATTTGCTGATCAGTTTTTGAATGAAAGTCTAGTTGTGGAAATATTACAAGTTGGAGTGAAGGTTGGGGTGGAGAGTCCTGTGACATGGGGCAAAGAAGAGGAAGTTGGTGTGCAAGTGAAGAAAAAAGATGTTGAGAGGGCGATCACAAAGTTAATGGATGAGACAATCGAACGAgaggaaagaagaaagaggatAAGAGATCTTGCTGAGAAGGCTAAAAGAGCCACAGAGAAAGGGGGATCATCTCATTCTAATGTGACCTTGCTTATCCAGGACATCATGCAAAAAATCAAACGAGATGTATGA
- the LOC100778817 gene encoding UDP-glycosyltransferase 73C6, with protein MVFQTNNNPHFILFPLMAQGHIIPMMDIARLLAHRGVIVTIFTTPKNASRFNSVLSRAISSGLQIRLVQLHFPSKEAGLPEGCENFDMVTSIDMVYKMFNVINMLHKQAEEFFEALTPKPSCIISDFCIPWTAQVAQKHCIPRISFHGFACFCLHCMLMVHTSNVCESTASESEYFTIPGIPDQIQVTKEQIPMMISNSDEEMKHFREQMRDADIKSYGVIINTFEELEKAYVRDYKKVRNDKVWCIGPVSLCNQDNLDKVQRGNHASINEHHCLKWLDLQPPKSAVYVCFGSLCNLIPSQLVELALALEDTKKPFVWVIREGNKFQELEKKWISEEGFEERTKGRGLIIRGWAPQVLILSHPSIGGFLTHCGWNSTLEGISAGVPMITWPLFADQFLNEKLVTQVLKIGVSVGMEVPMKFGEEEKTGVLVKKEDIKRAICIVMDDDGEESKDRRERATKLSEIAKRAVEKEGSSHLDMTLLIQDIMQQSSSKEEVRTSLKESQFSCNA; from the coding sequence ATGGTTTTCCAAACAAACAATAATCCTCACTTTATCTTGTTTCCCTTAATGGCTCAAGGCCATATCATCCCCATGATGGACATAGCAAGACTATTGGCTCACCGTGGTGTGATTGTTACAATATTCACCACCCCAAAAAATGCATCACGTTTTAATTCTGTTCTTTCTCGTGCTATTTCATCAGGCCTCCAAATCCGCCTAGTACAACTCCACTTTCCATCCAAAGAAGCAGGACTACCTGAAGGGTGCGAGAATTTCGACATGGTAACATCAATCGATATGGTGTACAAAATGTTCAATGTCATCAACATGCTCCATAAGCAAGCAGAGGAGTTTTTTGAAGCACTAACACCCAAACCAAGTTGCATAATCTCTGACTTTTGCATTCCTTGGACTGCTCAAGTAGCTCAAAAGCATTGTATTCCAAGGATTTCGTTCCACGGATTTGCTTGCTTCTGCCTCCATTGCATGCTCATGGTACACACTTCAAATGTTTGTGAAAGTACGGCTTCAGAATCCGAGTACTTCACCATCCCCGGCATACCTGACCAAATTCAAGTTACCAAAGAGCAGATACCTATGATGATCTCAAATTCAGATGAAGAAATGAAGCACTTTAGGGAGCAGATGCGTGATGCTGACATAAAGTCATATGGGGTAATCATAAATACTTTTGAAGAGTTGGAGAAGGCGTATGTGAGGGATTACAAGAAGGTGAGAAATGATAAGGTGTGGTGCATTGGTCCTGTTTCATTATGTAACCAAGATAATTTGGATAAGGTTCAAAGAGGCAACCATGCCTCAATTAATGAGCACCATTGCTTGAAATGGCTAGATTTGCAGCCACCAAAGTCTGCggtttatgtttgttttggaAGCTTGTGCAATTTGATTCCTTCACAACTTGTGGAGCTGGCCTTGGCCTTGGAAGATACTAAGAAACCATTTGTATGGGTCATTAGGGAGGGAAATAAGTTCCAAgagttggaaaaaaaatggatCAGTGAAGAAGGGTTTGAGGAAAGGACCAAAGGGAGAGGCCTTATAATTCGAGGTTGGGCTCCACAAGTGCTAATATTATCACACCCTTCCATTGGAGGATTCTTAACACACTGTGGTTGGAATTCAACACTTGAAGGGATAAGTGCTGGCGTGCCAATGATTACGTGGCCTCTATTTGCTGATCAATTTTTGAATGAGAAGCTCGTCACTCAAGTGTTGAAGATTGGTGTGAGTGTTGGGATGGAGGTTCCCATGAAGtttggagaggaagagaagacaGGGGTGTtggttaagaaggaagatattAAGAGGGCAATATGCATTGTGATGGACGATGATGGAGAAGAAAGCAAAGACAGAAGAGAAAGGGCAACCAAACTCAGTGAGATAGCAAAGCGAGCAGTTGAAAAAGAAGGCTCTTCTCATCTTGACATGACTTTGCTTATTCAAGACATCATGCAACAATCAAGTAGCAAGGAGGAAGTAAGGACGAGCCTTAAAGAGTCGCAATTTTCTTGTAACGCTTGA